The genome window GACATGATACGCGAGTAATTGAAGAGGAATCACCGTAAGAATAGGCATAAGCATCCGAATCGTTTCCGGAATCTTAACCGTATAATCGGCTAATTTATCAATTTCGGAATCGTTTTCATTTGCAATAGCAATTATCTTGCCTTTTCTTGCGCGTATCTCTTCAATGTTGCTGACTATCTTGTCATAGGTAGAATCCTTAGGTGCTATGAAGACAACAGGCATATTTTCATCAACTAAAGCAATAGGACCGTGTTTCATCTCTGCGGCAGGGTATCCCTCAGCATGAATGTAGGAGATTTCCTTAAGTTTAAGTGCCCCCTCTAAAGCCACCGGAAAGTTATAACCTCTTCCCAAATACAAGAAATTTTTCGCATTTTTGAAATCGTTCGCAATCCGCTCAATCTGATCATTAAGTTCAAGAATCCTGCGGATTTTGTCAGGGATAGTATTAAACTCCTCAACAATCATCTTTCCATCAGCCAGGCTCATGTCTCTTTTACGGGCGATTAAAAGAGTAATCAGAGCAAGTACTACCAATTGGCCGGTAAAAGCTTTGGTTGAGGCTACACCGATTTCCGGTCCGGCGTGGATATAAACACCCGCATCGCTTTCACGGGCAACAGAACTGCCTACGACGTTACAGATACCCAGACATAGCGCCCGTTTTCTTTTTGCCTCTCTGAGAGCGGCCAGCGTGTCAGCCGTTTCTCCGCTCTGTGAAATAAATATAATGGTATCATCAGGCTGTATTATCGGATTACGGTACCGGAATTCAGATGCGTACTCAACCTCGGTCGGAATTCTCAGGAACTGTTCAAACATATACTCCCCTACCAGACCGGCATGCCAGGAGGTACCACAGGCAGAAATAACGATTCTCTTGCTGGCAGCTAAACGGTCAACAACCGTATCCAGTCCCCCGAGTTTTGAGGTTCCCTCATCTAAAAGCAGGCGGCCTCTCATTGAGTTGAAAACGGATTCCGGCTGCTCCATGATTTCTTTTATCATGAACGTAGGATGCCCTCCCTTATCAATCTCCTCCAGCGTCATGCTTACCTCGATGACTTCTTTCTCAATATCCTCATCAAGGATCGTTTTCGCGACAAATCTGTCAGCGTAAACTTCTACTATTTCACCATCTTCTACGTAAACAATGTTTTTTGTATGGGCAATCAATGCAGAGACGTCCGATGCTATGTAGTTCTCTTTTTCCCCGATACCAATTACAAGCGGTGAGCCTTTACGGGCAGCGATTATCTTGTCAGGTTCCTTTGAGTACACAATGGCCAGGCCGTAAGTTCCATCAACTTCAGAAAGAGCCATTCTTACAGCTTTTTGAAAGGAATTCCCTTTTATTAAGAAACTGTCGATGAGGTGAATAATTACCTCAGAATCAGTTTCACTCTTGAAAACATACCCCTGTGAGCGAAGCTGTTTTTTCAGAGTCTGGTAATTTTCAATAATGCCGTTGTGGATAAGAAAAAGTGTGCCATCCTGATTTGTATGCGGATGAGCGTTAACCTCATTAGGTTCACCGTGGGTCGCCCATCTGGTATGTCCGATACCTATTGACGATTCAATTTTTTCCGCTTCGAGTTTCTTCTCCAGAAGGGAAACCTTACCCTTGTTTTTAACTATTTTGGAAGCACCATTGATCAGCACACCTACACCGGCTGAATCGTAACCACGGTATTCAAGCCTTTTCAGACCCCCGATGATAACGGGGATGCTGTTTTTAGTACCTATATACCCGACAATTCCACACATTTTTTCCTCTATACAAATTTTAAAGTTAAATATTAAAGCTCATTCGATAAAGAAAAATGAGGGCTAATCAAAAATTTCCAGGAAAAAATATTTTACCTCTGAATTTTCCTGCAATATCCTCTTGAAAAGTCATAAATCTGAGTTATTTTTGGAAACTAAATAAACTATTTTCGTTTCCATAAATGAATGACATTACCAATACCCTGCCAGAAGATACCCTTTCGGATACTTTTAACAGGATTCTTGTCTACTCCGAGTCACTATTCACTCAATTTGGATTCACGCGGGTCACTATGAGTGAGATCGCCGCCGGACTTTCAATCAGCAAGAAAACCCTTTACAAGCATTTCAAAAACAAGGAAGAAATAATCCACGCCATTTTAAGCAGGACAAAAAGAGCCATTGAATTGCACGTAGACCTTCTGCTTGAAAATCAGCATCTGCCTTTTCTAAAAAAACTCCATTTGCTGCTGGAATTTCTGGGTAAATCAAGTTCCCGGATGAAAGGCCCTCTGATTGAAGAACTGAAGCAGCACTTTCCCTCAGTGTATCTTGAGATCAAAGAGTTTCAGAGAGACAGAGGATTAAACAAATTCACTGAATTAATTAAGGAGGGAGTTGAGAAGGGTGTTTTCAGAAATGATATCAATACAGAAATTATCGTTTATATTTATATCAGTGCGGTAAAAGAACTGATTGATCCTTCATTTCTTTCCACATCTTCACTTTCAGCAGATCAGGTATATGCACATATAACCTCTATTCTCTTTGAAGGAATTCTCACTGAAAACTCCCGCAAAGAATTTATTGCAATTTCACACCTAAATGAAGAGGAACAATTTTGAAACTAACTTTATTTCCTTCTGTAATTTTCCTCCTGTTCTTTTTTATAAACATGCCTCTTTCCGGTCAGGAAGTTCTCCCGCTTACTGAACAGGAAGCCATTGAAACAGGACTAAAGAATAATAAAGTTCTTAAGAGTCTTTATTATAAAACCGTTGCTGCTGAGGCAAAGTATAATGAAGCCGGAACCTATTCTCTTCCCTCTCTTAAATTTCAGGCCTCATACACAAGACTCAGTAAAATAGATCCCTTCAAGATTACCGTTCCCATGCTTGGCAGCTTTGTTCTTAATCCTTCACTGCCGGATAATTATGGGATGAAAGTCTCTCTGCAGCAGCCTTTGTTCACAGGATTTAAGATTTCAAGCGGCACAGACGCAGCAAAATATATGAATATTTCAGCAGCAGCAGAATATGAATCCGAGGTGAGAAATACTAAACTGCAGATTCAGACAGCTTACTGGAATCTCAGGAAAGCTGAACTGATGAAAAAAGTTATGGAAGAAGCGCTTGTTAATCTGAACTCCAGAGTAAAAGATGCTGAGAACTTGTTTAAGCAGGGAATGATAACAAAAAATGATCTGCTTAAAATTCAGGTACAGCAGTCGGATATACGTTACAGGCTGATTGAAATTACAGACGCAGAAATATTCGCAAATACCTATCTTTCTACAATACTCGGACTTGAAAAAAATCCAAAAATAGCTCCTACTGATGAAATCTCCGGAATTGAAAACATTCCTCTCAGTGCGGATGATCTGATTGAACACGCGGTTACCCAGAGAACTGATATCAAAGCACATCAGTTCAGAATATATGCCGCACGTGAGCAAATAACGATAGCACAATCTGCCTGGTATCCGCAACTATTTCTGGCAGGAAATTATATGTACGCGAAGCCAAATCAGCGCTACTTCCCTGCTGAAAACAAATTTCAGGATTCATGGGATGTAAGCGTGGTTATCAGTTATGATATATGGAACTGGCTTGCTCCGCTTTATGTAACAGAGCAGGCAGAAGCAAATCTGAGTACCGCAGAAGAATCCATGAATGCAATGAAAGACGGGATAAAGCTGGAAGTAATTCAATCCTATCTTCAGATTCAGCAGGCTGTAGAAAAGCACAAAGTAGCAAAACTTGGGCTTGAACAGGCAGAAGAAAATCTTCAGCTTACAGAATCAAAATTCCGTGAGGGAATGTCTTTGAGTTCGGATCTCATTGATGCTGAGTCATACCTGATTCAGGCAAAAGTAAATTATACAAATTCGATAATAGATTATAAACTTTCTTACGCACGTCTCATGAAAGCAGCAGGAAAGTAATAAAGAGAGTCCCATATGAAAATATTAAAAAGTAAAACCGGATTACTGGCTATTGTTCTTCTACTTATAGCGGTTCTCATCGCTCTGCTCTTTTATAACCGGACAAAAACTGAAGAGGAATCGGGAGGATGGAGAGCTGACAAATACTACGTCTCCGTCAATAAAGCGGTTCTAAAGAATGTTTCAGAGGAGGTTACTCTTACGGGCACTACAAATGCCTTCAGTGATGTGAACCTTATCTCCGAGACGACAGGTAGAGTGACTTCTGTTTTCTTTAATACAGGTGATTATGTATCCAAGGGAAAGCTACTCGCTCAGGTGGATGATGAACTGAGACTGGCAGCGTATGAGAATGCAAAAGCTATTTACGAAAAAGTAAAAAAGGACTTTGACCGGGCGCAAAATCTGCTTGCTGCAAATTCAGTTACAGAATCACAGTTTGAGTCCGCAAAAACAGCGCTTACTCAGGCAGAGACAAATCTTATCGTCACGAGAAGACAATACCAGGATACAAAAATAACAGCACCTGTTTCAGGATTTGTTACACTGAAAAACATTGATGTCGGATACACACTGCAGGGTCCGCCAGCACCATCATTCATAGCAAATATTGCAGACATCAGCAGGCTGAAAATTAAAGTACTCGTCTCCGAAAAACTTGCTGTTACGATAAAAAAAGGAGATAAAGCGAAAATTGAAACAGATGTCTTTCCTGAAAAGCAGTTTAACGGAACAGTTTTATCAGTAAGTGTAAAAGGAGATGAAGCGCATACCTATCCTGCAGAACTGCTGATACAAAATGATAACAATCTGATGAAAGCCGGAATGTTTGCCCGCGTTACTCTGAAATCCGGAATAATGAAGGAATCCCTAATAATACCACGTAAAGCACTTCTTGAAAGCAAAAAGAATTCAGGAGTTTTTATAGTTCAAGAAGGTAAAGCCCGCTTCAGAAAAATCGTAACAGGAATAGAAACCGGGACAGAAATCGAAGTTCTTTCAGGCATTAATAAAGGTGACCTTGTGGTTACATCAGGGCAGAGTCTTCTTAAAGATGGTTTTGCTGTTGAGATAGTCGAATAGAAAGTTAAACTATGACAATTACTGAACTTTCAATTAAACGGCCATCCCTCATAATAGTGATATTTTTATCGCTGACTCTCCTTGGCATTTTCAGTTACACACAGCTTAAATACGAACTTATTCCAAAGGTCAGTCCTCCTGTAATAACCGTTACAACAGTTTATCCCGGTGCCTCGCCAAATGAAGTTGAAAATGGTGTTTCAAAAATTATTGAGGATGCCCTTTCCGGAATGGATAAAGTCTCAGAAATCCGTTCCACTTCTCAGGAAGGCCTTTCATTTGTTGTGTTGGAACTTCTTAACTCGGCTGATGTAGATATTTCACTTCAGGACGCAATAAGGAAGGTAGGAGAAGTTTCTTTTCTGCTTCCCGAGGGTGCCAAGAGCCCGACTGTCTCCAAAATTGCACTTGATGAAATACCCGTCCTGAGAATCGGAGTTACTGGTAATTTACCCCCGAAAGAGTTTTATACCTTTATTGAGGATCAGATAAAACCACAGCTATCCAAGATTCCGGGAGTTGGTCAGATTTCCATAATTGGCGGTGAAAAACGGGAAATTAAGATTAATCTCAATCAGGATAAACTTCGCTCACTGAATATTCCGTCAACCCTCGTTGCACAAATCGTTCGAGGCGGAAATCTTGACTTCCCTACCGGCACCATAAAAGATGATGATTTACAGTTTGTGGTAAGGATAGCCGGAAAGTTTGAGGCTATTGAGCAAATCAGGCGGCTTCCGGTAGCATCTTCCCGCAACGGCGGCACTATCTATCTTGAGGATATTGCTGAAATAGAAGACGGCATTGAAGATTTAAGAAACATTACCCGTCTTAATGGTAAAACCATGATTGGAATCAATGTTTCAAAACAGACTGATGCTAATTCAGTTGAAGTTGCTAATCTGGTAAAAAATCAACTGCTGGAACTTGAAACCCTCTATAAAAATAACAATATCAAATTTAAGATTGCACAGGACGGTTCACTCTTTACCATTCGTGCGGCAGATGCGGTTAAGTTTGATCTGGGCGTTGCCGTAGTATTAGTTGCATTAGTGATGCTGCTTTTTCTGCATAGCATAAGAAACTCGCTGATAATACTGGTTGCTATCCCCGCCTCTCTTATTTCAACATTTATTGCAATGTATGCCTTCGATTTCAGTCTAAATCTGATGACTCTCTTGGGGCTATCACTGGTTGTAGGAATACTTGTTGATGATTCCATAGTTGTACTTGAAAATATCTATCACCACCTTGAAAACGGAGAGCATAAAAGAACCGCAGCACTTCGAGGCAGAAATGAGATTGGATTTGCAGCACTTGCAATCACCATGGTTGATATAGCCGTTTTTCTGCCGCTGGGACTTGTAAGCGGTATTATTGGCAATATTATGAGGCAGTTTTCTCTTGTTGTCGTATTCTCCACACTGATGAGTCTGTTTGTATCTTTTACGATTACTCCTATGCTTGCCTCCCGGTTCGGAAAACTCGAAAGACTAACAAAAGATTCCCTTGCCGGCCGGATCGCACTCTGGTTTGAAAATGCATTTCACTCATTTACCGAAAAGTATATTAACTTTCTGAAGTGGAGTCTGATCAACAAAAAGAAGGTAATTCTGTATACTGTAATCTTCTTCTTTGCATCTTTATCACTCATTCCGCTGGGATTTATCGGCTCTGAGTTTCTTGCTGTTGCTGACCGCGGACAGTTTGCTATTACTGTTGAATTGCCTCCAGGGTCAAAACTTCATGAAACTAACCGTGTATCCGACCGTATTGAGAGAATGATTAGTGGAATCCCTGAGGTTCAGTCAACCTATGTTACGGTCGGAGCATCAAACGAAGGGCTTATCGGCTTTAGCAACAATAATGTATCAGAGATAAATGTAACACTTACTGATAAATGGAGCAGGAACAAAAGCACTCAGGAGGTGATGAATTACATTAAATCGGAAATAGTAAAAGTTCCCGGAATCAAAGTGCGAATTAACCCCATTGGGCTCTTTGGGATAGCAGACTGGACACCTATACAGATGGCAATAAGCGGTACCAATGTTGATTCGGTCCAGCTCGCCGCTGAAATGATAGAAGATGCTGTTTCTGCCGTACCGGGAACGGCTGATGTCAGATTAGGATCGGAGTCCGGTAATCCTGAAACCAGAATAGTTATTGACCGGGAGAAATTAAATCAGTTTGGACTTAGTATTGCTGAAGTTGGTGCCGCAGTCAGGATTGCATTAACTGGAGATGATCAGTCTAAATTCAGGGATGGCAATACTGAATATACAATCAGAATACGGCTGGACTCGTATGACAGAAATTCTATTGAAGATTTATCAGTAATTCATTTCATCAACAGAAAAGGACAAAAGATAGAGCTTGGACAATTTGCAACTATCGTAAGATCAACAGGACCAACAAAATTGCAGCGTCAAAACCGAAACAGTTCAGTTCTGCTTTTCTCACAGGCAATTGGCAGACCGAGCGGGACAATTTCCCAGGAAATTGAATCCTCTATTGCCGGACTCAATCTTCCTGAAGGTATAAGTGTCACTTTTCTGGGTGATGTCAAACATCAGAAGGAATCATTTGAAAGTCTTGGTCTGGCACTTCTGGCTGCTATTGTTTTCACTTATCTCATCATGGTCGCTCTCTATGACTCTTTCTTTTACCCGTTTGTTGTCCTCTTTTCAGTACCGCTCGCGATTATCGGAGCACTACTCGCCCTGGCAATTACCAATAAGGCCTTAAGTATTTTTTCAATACTTGGCATTATAATGCTGGTAGGACTTGTTGGTAAAAATGCTATTCTGCTTGTTGACCGCACAAATGCAATGAGAGAAAAAGGTCTGCCCCTTTATGAAGCAATATTAGACGCTGGGAAAATGCGGTTACGTCCTATTATGATGACAACGCTCACAATGATATTTGGCATGATGCCGATTGCGTTGTCTGCGTCTGAAGGTGCAGAATGGAAGTCTGGTCTGGCTTGGGCATTAATAGGCGGGTTAA of Ignavibacteriales bacterium contains these proteins:
- the glmS gene encoding glutamine--fructose-6-phosphate transaminase (isomerizing), which translates into the protein MCGIVGYIGTKNSIPVIIGGLKRLEYRGYDSAGVGVLINGASKIVKNKGKVSLLEKKLEAEKIESSIGIGHTRWATHGEPNEVNAHPHTNQDGTLFLIHNGIIENYQTLKKQLRSQGYVFKSETDSEVIIHLIDSFLIKGNSFQKAVRMALSEVDGTYGLAIVYSKEPDKIIAARKGSPLVIGIGEKENYIASDVSALIAHTKNIVYVEDGEIVEVYADRFVAKTILDEDIEKEVIEVSMTLEEIDKGGHPTFMIKEIMEQPESVFNSMRGRLLLDEGTSKLGGLDTVVDRLAASKRIVISACGTSWHAGLVGEYMFEQFLRIPTEVEYASEFRYRNPIIQPDDTIIFISQSGETADTLAALREAKRKRALCLGICNVVGSSVARESDAGVYIHAGPEIGVASTKAFTGQLVVLALITLLIARKRDMSLADGKMIVEEFNTIPDKIRRILELNDQIERIANDFKNAKNFLYLGRGYNFPVALEGALKLKEISYIHAEGYPAAEMKHGPIALVDENMPVVFIAPKDSTYDKIVSNIEEIRARKGKIIAIANENDSEIDKLADYTVKIPETIRMLMPILTVIPLQLLAYHVAVKKGLNVDQPRNLAKSVTVE
- a CDS encoding TetR/AcrR family transcriptional regulator; translation: MNDITNTLPEDTLSDTFNRILVYSESLFTQFGFTRVTMSEIAAGLSISKKTLYKHFKNKEEIIHAILSRTKRAIELHVDLLLENQHLPFLKKLHLLLEFLGKSSSRMKGPLIEELKQHFPSVYLEIKEFQRDRGLNKFTELIKEGVEKGVFRNDINTEIIVYIYISAVKELIDPSFLSTSSLSADQVYAHITSILFEGILTENSRKEFIAISHLNEEEQF
- a CDS encoding TolC family protein — encoded protein: MKLTLFPSVIFLLFFFINMPLSGQEVLPLTEQEAIETGLKNNKVLKSLYYKTVAAEAKYNEAGTYSLPSLKFQASYTRLSKIDPFKITVPMLGSFVLNPSLPDNYGMKVSLQQPLFTGFKISSGTDAAKYMNISAAAEYESEVRNTKLQIQTAYWNLRKAELMKKVMEEALVNLNSRVKDAENLFKQGMITKNDLLKIQVQQSDIRYRLIEITDAEIFANTYLSTILGLEKNPKIAPTDEISGIENIPLSADDLIEHAVTQRTDIKAHQFRIYAAREQITIAQSAWYPQLFLAGNYMYAKPNQRYFPAENKFQDSWDVSVVISYDIWNWLAPLYVTEQAEANLSTAEESMNAMKDGIKLEVIQSYLQIQQAVEKHKVAKLGLEQAEENLQLTESKFREGMSLSSDLIDAESYLIQAKVNYTNSIIDYKLSYARLMKAAGK
- a CDS encoding efflux RND transporter periplasmic adaptor subunit gives rise to the protein MKILKSKTGLLAIVLLLIAVLIALLFYNRTKTEEESGGWRADKYYVSVNKAVLKNVSEEVTLTGTTNAFSDVNLISETTGRVTSVFFNTGDYVSKGKLLAQVDDELRLAAYENAKAIYEKVKKDFDRAQNLLAANSVTESQFESAKTALTQAETNLIVTRRQYQDTKITAPVSGFVTLKNIDVGYTLQGPPAPSFIANIADISRLKIKVLVSEKLAVTIKKGDKAKIETDVFPEKQFNGTVLSVSVKGDEAHTYPAELLIQNDNNLMKAGMFARVTLKSGIMKESLIIPRKALLESKKNSGVFIVQEGKARFRKIVTGIETGTEIEVLSGINKGDLVVTSGQSLLKDGFAVEIVE
- a CDS encoding efflux RND transporter permease subunit codes for the protein MTITELSIKRPSLIIVIFLSLTLLGIFSYTQLKYELIPKVSPPVITVTTVYPGASPNEVENGVSKIIEDALSGMDKVSEIRSTSQEGLSFVVLELLNSADVDISLQDAIRKVGEVSFLLPEGAKSPTVSKIALDEIPVLRIGVTGNLPPKEFYTFIEDQIKPQLSKIPGVGQISIIGGEKREIKINLNQDKLRSLNIPSTLVAQIVRGGNLDFPTGTIKDDDLQFVVRIAGKFEAIEQIRRLPVASSRNGGTIYLEDIAEIEDGIEDLRNITRLNGKTMIGINVSKQTDANSVEVANLVKNQLLELETLYKNNNIKFKIAQDGSLFTIRAADAVKFDLGVAVVLVALVMLLFLHSIRNSLIILVAIPASLISTFIAMYAFDFSLNLMTLLGLSLVVGILVDDSIVVLENIYHHLENGEHKRTAALRGRNEIGFAALAITMVDIAVFLPLGLVSGIIGNIMRQFSLVVVFSTLMSLFVSFTITPMLASRFGKLERLTKDSLAGRIALWFENAFHSFTEKYINFLKWSLINKKKVILYTVIFFFASLSLIPLGFIGSEFLAVADRGQFAITVELPPGSKLHETNRVSDRIERMISGIPEVQSTYVTVGASNEGLIGFSNNNVSEINVTLTDKWSRNKSTQEVMNYIKSEIVKVPGIKVRINPIGLFGIADWTPIQMAISGTNVDSVQLAAEMIEDAVSAVPGTADVRLGSESGNPETRIVIDREKLNQFGLSIAEVGAAVRIALTGDDQSKFRDGNTEYTIRIRLDSYDRNSIEDLSVIHFINRKGQKIELGQFATIVRSTGPTKLQRQNRNSSVLLFSQAIGRPSGTISQEIESSIAGLNLPEGISVTFLGDVKHQKESFESLGLALLAAIVFTYLIMVALYDSFFYPFVVLFSVPLAIIGALLALAITNKALSIFSILGIIMLVGLVGKNAILLVDRTNAMREKGLPLYEAILDAGKMRLRPIMMTTLTMIFGMMPIALSASEGAEWKSGLAWALIGGLTSSLILTLVIVPIVYQLMDGFIEKLKVRIKKYTD